A single window of Gossypium arboreum isolate Shixiya-1 chromosome 13, ASM2569848v2, whole genome shotgun sequence DNA harbors:
- the LOC108464428 gene encoding protein RRP6-like 2 isoform X2, with product MNNDNDPIAMEAQSEPSKNAQSLQTLASGPLSSSLSSLASSSRTLPSNQDFHFFNNFDDFRLPIDRIAKTSDSLLQFIGSSSKTWDPNNAIHFPNNIDRITDDETYRWLVDMNDDILEQFDVSVDEFQVKEEKTGRFFGSDLDNNGFQLVQGKKKKKGDSGLISDSVCESLSGKEGGSSNSCSGAKVKKGALTMVTTGKAKFPFHVPTIRKPQEEYNILVDNSNQPFEHVWLQRSEDGLRFVHPLEKLSVMDFVDKDIANLEPIRPPSIESTPFKLVEEVKDLKELAAKLRNVDEFAVDLEHNQYRSFQGLTCLMQISTRTEAFIVDTLKLRIHIGPYLREVFKDPMKKKVMHGSDKDILWLQRDFGIYLCNLFDTGQASKVLKLERNSLKHLLQHYCGVTANKEYQNADWRVRPLPDEMLRYAREDTHYLLYIYDLMRIKLLSMPKEAIHFDAPLVEVYKRSSDVCMQLYEKELLMENSYLHIYGLQGAGFNAEQLAIVAALCEWRDIIARAEDESTGYVLPNKVLLEIAKQMPVTASKLRRLLKSKHPYVERNIGTVVSIIRQSMQNSVVFEAAAQQLRMGHLLNASGEHVAVNEGAEALPPETPTDSKIAIDTTEIIDGGMWGPDKRTAHPASTQHRAELLKIGSSISGPDMVKNQTRLSFEPDIMLMSARERESITISGLSGEANAWPVISPSAKIATGATVPVLKKPSHGFGSLLGNAATEKKSDVDKMEEGKLEQIRSSVDLSFHSFSGTKEQPEPATKDTTRSLEVSRPEEPPTIETTESTSENIILLEDNLNKKETNNGNSSPEDETMSLSELSTSFQQCLQSINDQNRNVVKVEKPKEAIDVPQMKAFDYEAAMKEVKFGEEIVGEESGNQSNSAGKKKSSAIDRLQIDDGTKQFPQARRRAAFPASGNRNATFR from the exons ATGAACAATGACAACGATCCAATAGCGATGGAAGCCCAATCTGAACCTTCCAAAAATGCCCAATCTCTTCAAACTCTGGCTTCAGGTCCTCTCTCGTCTTCGCTTTCTTCACTGGCTTCCTCTTCCCGAACCCTCCCTTCCAATCAAGACTTTCATTTCTTTAACAACTTCGACGATTTCAGACTTCCCATCGATCGAATTGCCAAAACATCCGATTCTTTGCTCCAATTTATTGGTTCGTCGTCTAAAACCTGGGACCCTAACAATGCGATTCATTTCCCTAATAACATTGACCGTATAACCGATGATGAAACTTATCGTTGGCTCGTTGATATGAACGACGATATCCTGGAACAATTCGACGTTTCCGTGGACGAATTTCAAGTGAAAGAAGAGAAAACAGGTCGCTTTTTCGGGTCGGATCTGGACAATAACGGGTTTCAATTGGttcaggggaagaaaaagaagaaaggggATAGTGGGCTAATAAGTGACTCGGTTTGCGAGTCACTGAGTGGGAAGGAAGGTGGTTCTTCCAATTCTTGTTCTGGAGCCAAGGTGAAGAAAGGGGCATTGACAATGGTGACGACGGGGAAAGCGAAGTTTCCGTTTCATGTACCGACAATACGGAAGCCGCAAGAAGAGTACAATATTCTTGTGGACAATTCGAATCAGCCTTTTGAACATGTTTGGTTGCAAAGGAGTGAGGACGGTTTGCGTTTTGTTCATCCACTG GAGAAACTCTCTGTTATGGATTTTGTGGATAAAGATATAGCAAATCTTGAACCCATAAGACCCCCATCAATAGAATCTACCCCATTCAAGCTGGTGGAGGAAGTAAAAGATTTGAAGGAGTTAGCAGCTAAATTACGCAATGTGGATGAGTTTGCG GTTGATTTAGAGCATAACCAATATCGATCTTTTCAAGGATTGACTTGCTTGATGCAAATTTCCACCAGAACCGAGGCTTTTATTGTAGATACTTTGAAGCTTCGAATTCATATTGGCCCATATCTTAGAGAAGTATTCAAGGATCCCATGAAGAAAAAG GTTATGCATGGATCAGACAAGGATATATTGTGGCTTCAACGGGACTTTGGCATATACTTGTGCAATCTCTTTGACACTGGACAG GCCTCAAAGGTCTTGAAATTGGAAAGAAATAGCTTAAAACATCTTCTGCAACACTACTGTGGAGTTACTGCCAACAAAGA GTACCAGAATGCAGATTGGAGAGTGCGTCCTCTTCCTGATGAAATGCTCAG ATATGCTAGAGAAGACACACATTATTTGTTGTATATTTATGATTTAATGAGAATCAAATTGCTATCAATGCCCAAGGAAGCCATACATTTTGATGCTCCTTTGGTAGAG GTTTATAAGCGAAGTTCTGATGTATGTATGCAACTGTACGAGAAAGAGCTGCTGATGGAGAATTCATATCTCCATATATATGG GTTGCAGGGTGCTGGTTTCAATGCTGAGCAGCTAGCAATTGTTGCT GCGCTTTGTGAATGGCGAGACATTATTGCCCGTGCTGAGGATGAAAGTACCGGTTACGTCTTGCCAAACAAAGTGCTTCTTGAAATTG CCAAGCAGATGCCTGTAACGGCTAGCAAGTTGCGCCGATTGTTGAAATCTAAACACCCATATGTGGAGCGAAATATTGGTACAGTTGTTAGCATCATCAGGCAATCTATGCAGAATTCTGTTGTGTTTGAAGCTGCTGCCCAACAACTTAGAATGGGGCACCTGCTAAAT GCATCTGGAGAACATGTAGCAGTTAATGAGGGAGCGGAAGCCTTACCTCCTGAGACTCCTACAGACTCAAAAATTGCAATTGATACGACAGAAATCATAGATGGTGGCATGTGGGGGCCGGATAAGAGAACTGCACATCCTGCTTCTACTCAACATAGAGCTGAATTGTTAAAAATTGGAAGCAGTATTTCTGGACCGGACATGGTAAAAAACCAAACAAGATTGTCTTTTGAGCCAGACATCATGTTGATGTCCGCAAGAGAAAGAGAAAGTATTACCATCTCGGGGCTGAGTGGAGAAGCAAATGCTTGGCCAGTTATTTCACCTTCAGCAAAGATT GCTACTGGAGCAACCGTTCCAGTTCTAAAGAAACCAAGCCATGGCTTTGGATCACTTCTGGGGAATGCTGCCACAGAGAAGAAATCTGATGTTGATAAAATG GAAGAAGGCAAGTTGGAGCAGATCAGATCATCAGTGGATCTTTCATTTCACTCCTTTTCGGGTACCAAGGAGCAGCCAGAACCTGCAACAAAGGATACAACTAGATCACTGGAAGTTTCACGACCTGAAGAACCTCCTACCATAGAAACTACTGAATCGACATCGGAAAATATCATACTGTTGGAAGATAATTTGAACAAAAAGGAAACCAATAATGGTAACAGTAGCCCAGAAGATGAAACTATGTCCCTATCAGAATTATCTACAAGCTTCCAACAATGCTTGCAGTCCATCAATGATCAAAACAGAAATGTGGTTAAAGTCGAGAAACCAAAAGAAGCCATTGATGTTCCACAAATGAAGGCATTTGATTATGAAGCAGCCATGAAAGAGGTTAAGTTTGGAGAAGAAATTGTAGGGGAAGAATCTGGAAATCAGTCCAACTCTGCAGGTAAGAAGAAAAGTTCAGCCATTGACAGACTGCAAATCGATGATGGGACTAAACAATTTCCTCAAGCTAGACGGCGAGCTGCATTTCCAGCATCTGGAAATCGAAATGCAACTTTCCGTTGA
- the LOC108464428 gene encoding protein RRP6-like 2 isoform X1, translating to MNNDNDPIAMEAQSEPSKNAQSLQTLASGPLSSSLSSLASSSRTLPSNQDFHFFNNFDDFRLPIDRIAKTSDSLLQFIGSSSKTWDPNNAIHFPNNIDRITDDETYRWLVDMNDDILEQFDVSVDEFQVKEEKTGRFFGSDLDNNGFQLVQGKKKKKGDSGLISDSVCESLSGKEGGSSNSCSGAKVKKGALTMVTTGKAKFPFHVPTIRKPQEEYNILVDNSNQPFEHVWLQRSEDGLRFVHPLEKLSVMDFVDKDIANLEPIRPPSIESTPFKLVEEVKDLKELAAKLRNVDEFAVDLEHNQYRSFQGLTCLMQISTRTEAFIVDTLKLRIHIGPYLREVFKDPMKKKVMHGSDKDILWLQRDFGIYLCNLFDTGQASKVLKLERNSLKHLLQHYCGVTANKEYQNADWRVRPLPDEMLRYAREDTHYLLYIYDLMRIKLLSMPKEAIHFDAPLVEVYKRSSDVCMQLYEKELLMENSYLHIYGLQGAGFNAEQLAIVAALCEWRDIIARAEDESTGYVLPNKVLLEIAKQMPVTASKLRRLLKSKHPYVERNIGTVVSIIRQSMQNSVVFEAAAQQLRMGHLLNASGEHVAVNEGAEALPPETPTDSKIAIDTTEIIDGGMWGPDKRTAHPASTQHRAELLKIGSSISGPDMVKNQTRLSFEPDIMLMSARERESITISGLSGEANAWPVISPSAKIATGATVPVLKKPSHGFGSLLGNAATEKKSDVDKMKEEGKLEQIRSSVDLSFHSFSGTKEQPEPATKDTTRSLEVSRPEEPPTIETTESTSENIILLEDNLNKKETNNGNSSPEDETMSLSELSTSFQQCLQSINDQNRNVVKVEKPKEAIDVPQMKAFDYEAAMKEVKFGEEIVGEESGNQSNSAGKKKSSAIDRLQIDDGTKQFPQARRRAAFPASGNRNATFR from the exons ATGAACAATGACAACGATCCAATAGCGATGGAAGCCCAATCTGAACCTTCCAAAAATGCCCAATCTCTTCAAACTCTGGCTTCAGGTCCTCTCTCGTCTTCGCTTTCTTCACTGGCTTCCTCTTCCCGAACCCTCCCTTCCAATCAAGACTTTCATTTCTTTAACAACTTCGACGATTTCAGACTTCCCATCGATCGAATTGCCAAAACATCCGATTCTTTGCTCCAATTTATTGGTTCGTCGTCTAAAACCTGGGACCCTAACAATGCGATTCATTTCCCTAATAACATTGACCGTATAACCGATGATGAAACTTATCGTTGGCTCGTTGATATGAACGACGATATCCTGGAACAATTCGACGTTTCCGTGGACGAATTTCAAGTGAAAGAAGAGAAAACAGGTCGCTTTTTCGGGTCGGATCTGGACAATAACGGGTTTCAATTGGttcaggggaagaaaaagaagaaaggggATAGTGGGCTAATAAGTGACTCGGTTTGCGAGTCACTGAGTGGGAAGGAAGGTGGTTCTTCCAATTCTTGTTCTGGAGCCAAGGTGAAGAAAGGGGCATTGACAATGGTGACGACGGGGAAAGCGAAGTTTCCGTTTCATGTACCGACAATACGGAAGCCGCAAGAAGAGTACAATATTCTTGTGGACAATTCGAATCAGCCTTTTGAACATGTTTGGTTGCAAAGGAGTGAGGACGGTTTGCGTTTTGTTCATCCACTG GAGAAACTCTCTGTTATGGATTTTGTGGATAAAGATATAGCAAATCTTGAACCCATAAGACCCCCATCAATAGAATCTACCCCATTCAAGCTGGTGGAGGAAGTAAAAGATTTGAAGGAGTTAGCAGCTAAATTACGCAATGTGGATGAGTTTGCG GTTGATTTAGAGCATAACCAATATCGATCTTTTCAAGGATTGACTTGCTTGATGCAAATTTCCACCAGAACCGAGGCTTTTATTGTAGATACTTTGAAGCTTCGAATTCATATTGGCCCATATCTTAGAGAAGTATTCAAGGATCCCATGAAGAAAAAG GTTATGCATGGATCAGACAAGGATATATTGTGGCTTCAACGGGACTTTGGCATATACTTGTGCAATCTCTTTGACACTGGACAG GCCTCAAAGGTCTTGAAATTGGAAAGAAATAGCTTAAAACATCTTCTGCAACACTACTGTGGAGTTACTGCCAACAAAGA GTACCAGAATGCAGATTGGAGAGTGCGTCCTCTTCCTGATGAAATGCTCAG ATATGCTAGAGAAGACACACATTATTTGTTGTATATTTATGATTTAATGAGAATCAAATTGCTATCAATGCCCAAGGAAGCCATACATTTTGATGCTCCTTTGGTAGAG GTTTATAAGCGAAGTTCTGATGTATGTATGCAACTGTACGAGAAAGAGCTGCTGATGGAGAATTCATATCTCCATATATATGG GTTGCAGGGTGCTGGTTTCAATGCTGAGCAGCTAGCAATTGTTGCT GCGCTTTGTGAATGGCGAGACATTATTGCCCGTGCTGAGGATGAAAGTACCGGTTACGTCTTGCCAAACAAAGTGCTTCTTGAAATTG CCAAGCAGATGCCTGTAACGGCTAGCAAGTTGCGCCGATTGTTGAAATCTAAACACCCATATGTGGAGCGAAATATTGGTACAGTTGTTAGCATCATCAGGCAATCTATGCAGAATTCTGTTGTGTTTGAAGCTGCTGCCCAACAACTTAGAATGGGGCACCTGCTAAAT GCATCTGGAGAACATGTAGCAGTTAATGAGGGAGCGGAAGCCTTACCTCCTGAGACTCCTACAGACTCAAAAATTGCAATTGATACGACAGAAATCATAGATGGTGGCATGTGGGGGCCGGATAAGAGAACTGCACATCCTGCTTCTACTCAACATAGAGCTGAATTGTTAAAAATTGGAAGCAGTATTTCTGGACCGGACATGGTAAAAAACCAAACAAGATTGTCTTTTGAGCCAGACATCATGTTGATGTCCGCAAGAGAAAGAGAAAGTATTACCATCTCGGGGCTGAGTGGAGAAGCAAATGCTTGGCCAGTTATTTCACCTTCAGCAAAGATT GCTACTGGAGCAACCGTTCCAGTTCTAAAGAAACCAAGCCATGGCTTTGGATCACTTCTGGGGAATGCTGCCACAGAGAAGAAATCTGATGTTGATAAAATG AAGGAAGAAGGCAAGTTGGAGCAGATCAGATCATCAGTGGATCTTTCATTTCACTCCTTTTCGGGTACCAAGGAGCAGCCAGAACCTGCAACAAAGGATACAACTAGATCACTGGAAGTTTCACGACCTGAAGAACCTCCTACCATAGAAACTACTGAATCGACATCGGAAAATATCATACTGTTGGAAGATAATTTGAACAAAAAGGAAACCAATAATGGTAACAGTAGCCCAGAAGATGAAACTATGTCCCTATCAGAATTATCTACAAGCTTCCAACAATGCTTGCAGTCCATCAATGATCAAAACAGAAATGTGGTTAAAGTCGAGAAACCAAAAGAAGCCATTGATGTTCCACAAATGAAGGCATTTGATTATGAAGCAGCCATGAAAGAGGTTAAGTTTGGAGAAGAAATTGTAGGGGAAGAATCTGGAAATCAGTCCAACTCTGCAGGTAAGAAGAAAAGTTCAGCCATTGACAGACTGCAAATCGATGATGGGACTAAACAATTTCCTCAAGCTAGACGGCGAGCTGCATTTCCAGCATCTGGAAATCGAAATGCAACTTTCCGTTGA